atacctattcgacaacgagaaagaacaacttcctccctgcgaaaaGATcgtttccttggtgccattcaccaaaagtaggtttaatttcacgagtTTTTGAACGAAGCATTTGTTCcagaagactgccatttagttaaaatgtatttgttggtatttggcctaaaatcagtatatggtaatttcaatttagattgctgtaatgaaagtgatttctttgctgcagtatcagcattcTCATTTCCATGAATACAAACATGGCTAGGagtccaacagaatatgatggacttcttaaaagatagttcatgaaccttgagaagaatatttgaatgaaaggattttccgtATTTCGGTTGTGAATTGATTGTAATATGAAAGTGAATGGGAAAAGAtaaaaacttttcttcattatattctgaaataaaattaagggccaaatcaatactTTTGCCTCAGCTGAAAATATTgaagcgttatttggcaaacgtaattttggtGATGTaggtggctaacggcggcacatccaacctttgaatcattttttgaaccatctgtataaattggaaaatgatctttgaaAGTCgatttgatttcgttatatttggacttgaatatttcagggtttgtttcagactttttcaagggggtttttcatatcaaaaagaatgtttggagaattaagagtccatggtggtgtattcataactaaaattttcttttaaaaccatcGAAGTCAAAATcatttccttcatagaattgttgatgcgaatccaaaatgtttaatttgttttggttttctgtcatacgaatcttGGTACTTGGTTAAATATGATATATGAGCGGATttgatttgttggcagctaccctcagagcatattgcaatgacagtttttcacgtctcgtgtaaagggagggttcgtttgcttcaacatacaaactttcaacGACGATGTTCTAAAATGCGCCAAgacaatacgaagaccttgattatgaatatatccaacattttgtaaatacgttttccctgactgaaccataaacaacacaaccgtaatcagCTTGGAaactaatcaaagctctataaagtcttaacaaaaccttgcgatctgctccccaatcatttgaaattacctttaaaaattcaatgatttcaaacatttgggttttcgtattttatatgtggtatttaaaaagaaatctttttatcaaaaataacatcaagaaattttgcttcgtcaacaacggggatttttgtaccattttgaaaaagctcagggtcacaatgatgtttccgtaattgacaaggTGGGCCACTGAGTTTTTCgattgggaaaaatttaaaaaacccttttccaTGGCCCaggtttgaactttattcaaacactatTTTAGTTTTGGCGTTCTTGTACCATatttttttgaacgataacatatcagaaaatcatcaacatataatgaacaatctgtccctggtaacaaacatttctcaatattattaattttgatgctaaaaagtgtaacagataaaattgaaccttgtggaactccctgttattgctcaaaagagtcagaaagggtatctcgaacacgtactttaaaattgcgatcagataaaaattgtgatataaatgttggaagacgacctttaaaacctaagtcgttaagatcattcataataccatatttccatgtagtgtcataagcctTTTCTagatcgaaaaagacagacacaaGATGCTCCTTTtcaacaaatgcatcacgaaaaaaattttccagtcgaacaagatgatcagttgtgctgcgctgcttgcgaaaaccgctttgaaagttagtaactaggccttgagattcaagataccaaactagcatagaattgatcatacgttctagagttttacataaacaactagtaaggggCAATCGGTCTTAAAATTTCTGGGTTTGTACTATCTTCCGGTTTTAGTATTGggataactatagcttctctctaGGGAAACTGGAAAAAATGCCAGTTTTTCcatgtttaaattataaatttcaaggaggaggtctaatgattcgtgtggtaaatgttttaaaagttgataatgaatttggtctggaccagctgcagtatcacgACGACATTTTTCTAaagagtcaagcaattctgtgagcgaaaagggtttattacttttatttacactgtcccatgtctttggaacatggtggggtaagagtgaggttagtgCACCATAAAACCCGGTTTTAAgctcccagtggtgttttttttccactgaccgttccaaggggtgccccactgtgttcctttgtttgttcgttttgtccttatgtgttggctttgtatgtgtgtgttgttcgttttgtccttatgtgttggcttttagtgtgtgtgtgtgtgtgtgtgtgtgagtgtgcgtgtgtgtgtgtgtgtggtgcgcgcgtctgcgtgctggggttTCGTTTGGgggggctgcgtttttggtgcgtggcattccctgtttgatattttttcttgtttttttttataatctcatcattatttttaatcaaaatttaaaggttacTTTCTTTAtcgatttaatgttttgaaacctttgatcataattgtttgatgaagagttgtTCGAAAAGattcaccaagtgtattggcaatgtcctccttagtagatgcaatagactgtctGATTTGTTAGATGGGGAAAAATTCgatgtttttttccctttttccccccTTATTTTACCAAATCATTTCCCAACCTTTTtaaaccgatgacctagaattaattTTGGAAACGATGAAcgccatgattttttctttgcttgttttatagttatgcgagcttttgctctcagaatcttaactgattatAGATTGTCTattgtcggccgtatattgaattttttaatggccgctctacgttttcgaacagtgGTCTTACAATCGTccttataccaaggcttatttgtatgtttaccatttcttgaagttttaggaatagacttgtcagcaatatcggacgaagaaccgaaaaccgatcaataggatcataaaaatttgtaaaattctccaAGTCAAATCATTTTGCATAACGTTTGaaattgcttccagtcagctttattaaattttaattatgaaGGGTGGGCTAAAGGggagattagaagtatttgaaatataattggaaaatggtcactgcccctgcaagtcatccagtactttccccttcaaaatcaagaaaggtgtcggttgacaaattgtcaaatcaagcgaagaagttacctgttgcaggatagAGATAcgtttttgatttatcatttaataaacacagggcatttctttcaataaatgtttcaatttttgacctctagtgttgctgtcagaacagccccaaaattcagaTGACCATTAAAAAACTCcctaagcaaaaatggttgtggtaattgttttttaaaaatcatcaagatctTCAGATTAGTTTAACTTGGAGTATATAAATCGAACAGGtagtaattggtcgatgcaatgtaaAAGTTAAATGCAACTGATTTAATACTTGTATTAGAACAATTTTGTCTGTttcggacatgcattattaataataatagatgtaccaccagaagctctgtcagtgttattattaatgaagttatacactgaatagtTTTTGAAATCTATTTTCTCCGtttctttcaaaaatgtttcactaaggcacataagtgtaggattatattttgatagaagaaggagaatttcattgtaatttgctttaagtcaacggcaattccactggataattttattTGCCATTAATGTGTGTTCATAATATCTGATGATAGTGATGTATTTGTACTACTTCTGGACCACTATGTACAACAAGGGCTCACACAGAACGTCATAATGGAGTCACCTGTAGGAGATCGTGTGTCAGTGGACATTAAGGCAAGCTCGTCTGAGCATTCAGCTACAATACCTGATCTTCTGACAACAAATGCTTTGTCCAGTTGTGATAGCATTGCAAGTCATTTCGGAATTGGAAAAGGAACTGTTGTGAAGATATACTGCAGTCAGGTTCTGCACCTTTGGTTTGTGTCGGCGGTCCGACGTCGGATTTCGGAACTGTTATGAAAGTCTGTACGAAGTTTGTTGCAATGCTATGGTTATCATACGGACCTTGTAAGTATGTCAGATGTACGTCAACATTTGTGGGCATCAAAAGTAGGAAAATCACCTTTTGCGTCACCGAAAATCTCTTCATTGCCTCCCACAACCGAGTCTTTTGAACAGAATGTAAGACGGGCTTATCTGCAAACATGCATATGTAAGACAATCTCTCTAGAATCAAACCCTCCTAATCCCGACCCTACATTATTTAGATGGGAAAAAGTCAACAGGCTTGCTCATCTGCAAGATGTAGATGTAACAGTGCGCGCCTGTCATCTACGATATTTTGTGCATGCATGGGAAATGTAGTTTGTAACAACCGTCAAACAAAACAGATGTAGGTATTTGAAGTATAGAAAAGGAAAGCTTTCAGCATCCCAATCTAGTCACTGTACAGCTTTGTGATCACTACCTTGTCAGTACTTTCTTGATATTCCGAATGATAGCATTTTGTTACAATGGAATTTTATGTTATTGATGATGTGACCCATGTTTATGGCAAAGAACATTAGGTCACACCATTGCAGTTATTAACCtagtcaagacaaacattttgtatatttcatcatACATTTTTCGTAAAAAACGTAATAATCATATGGTACGTAAAACtttataaatgttattgtttaactgaatttatgttaattatatatatgtGAAATTGAAACTATGCTGATTACAATTCACCACTTCTATTTCAGATACATGCCttacacgtgtatcattgaaggttccatgttcaccgtcgtttgaatacatctgcggatgtctctaaattgatttttgtacttttagcatgtgtaaatgttgagttctgctcaacccggggctagagggcgtggacggtagcatgcttttccactaccgtccatgaacaggctcaatcaaaccggcctgcaacattttcgttttttgtccCTGTTGGCGACCTGTGAAGCGTCCAcccttttctctattttattgtcacagcagcgttgtttgtgccgttgTGGCGGCCGAAAAaatctccccgtacattcaatcagggctttTTATATTTCGATTTTCGCAGATCGTTCAGCAAAGACTTTTATGTCAATTATTGggactgtttagtttctcaaatGACCATTTCGgcatgggtggttccaatactcccgcttttatatcCTTGGGTATTTTTATAATCACTCCTTGGATATgggcctgctttttaattttgtcttttgacagttcctgtgatacgcaggctccataattCCCCAGAcccctttctaaattctagtttgtttgttctgcccattgttttctcgttggGGCAAACCCCATacttatctggggaccaaacgccgctcttcatgaattacacgcctcaacacgtgtctCATTGAAGGTTTCCATGTTCACCGCCccttgaatacatctgcggatgtctcttaattgatttttgtacttttagcatgtgtaaatgttgagttctgctcaacctggggctagagggcgtggacggtagcatgcatttctattaccgtccatgaacaggctcaatcaaaccgagcctgcaacattttcgtttttgtcgtgttgggcaacctgtgaagcttccacttttctctattttagacTACTCACTAGTCAATCTGTTTTGCtgtatatgttttaatgcaaatgCTATTCACGTTTTTAATGGTAACGTAGTGTGATGTAAATTATGATTGCGTTATTATAAAACAGAACTAATTAATCTGTAACTTTAAGACCTCTGTATTTGTTAACTTCTtgtaaatagtatattcaaataaCCAATTTTGGCAAGTAATTCTAAGAATAATAAGTCTTTGCTTTTGTATCTAACAATACACGATGATAACGTAACTTTCTGTTATAAATGGCAAACTCTCAtgatatacattttctttcaaagttgTTGTTCAGTATAATATAATTGTCGCAAGCATTAAAATGCCAGCTTTCCTCATCAGGACTACATATGCAGaatggagagataaaaataattctgacagatcgtgaaaactaAGGGCAATTATGACAGGTGTATGTGATGACTCATGACGTAATTAAAAGTTTGCTTTTATTTCtaccttccagtttgattttcttaaaatacatcccttctatattgtagcttacaagtcataaattaaaacattgttacctcactgtcgttttgtctatctaaatcacgtaagaattcctgtcatttgtcactaattagagcaactcacagtgttgtaATCATATAAATCACATCCcatattttcacatagatattgaggattaaTCTAATGTGTAAATGTATTAGAAACACCATTTTAATGCcaattgtgtattgcaataatgctaaaatatctcaAACGTGACGTGTCTTTAACTCTTGCAGAACACCCTTGCTAAAGTTAACTTTCAAACAACAAGATGGCCAAAAGAATATGTGTCATCGGTGCAGGACCCTCAGGAATGTCAACATTGTTTCACTTCGCAAAACTACAACCAATGCCAGAGGTTGTATGTTACGAGAAACAGGGCACATGGGGAGGACTTTGGAATTTCTCATGGAGAACAGGTAATATACAAAACggataatatatttctttttcgttATATTTAAAGCACAACTTCTGATTACAAAACTTATAGTGTCATTCACAGTTGACTATTTTTACGTTGTGTTATGCATATAAACTATATGAATTCTATCTTTGAATTAGAAtggtatatttaaaaaatatactgTCTTTCAATGGAAGAAGCTAAAAGGAGAGTGTATTTTTTTAATCACATCTTTCGTTCTATTTGCACTCGTCAGGTATTTATGAACACCATTTAGTTACTCATATACGCACGGCTGTGTTTCCAAACAGTGAGAAAATGAGATTCGTGACCATGTCGAATCACCATTTAATTAATCTGGGTTCGAACCTTCGCTTAGGGGGAAttattcatatgaggaagccatgaATCTAGCTAACGGAAGGTTTGTGGTCCTGTGTGATGATGAACTTTATACCAAAATCTCGAGCTGATTTCATATCAATACTTTTATTGTAATGAATTTCGCGATTAATTGATAACCGTTTAAGAGCAAGTTATTTATCAATGAAAGGTATCATTTAACCAGTATGTCAGAACTCTTTTAAGATACACGTCGACAAAGTTAAATAAAACCGATCAATTAAGGGTTGTTTATCTGAATACTATGGTGATATGTTTACGACAGGtacttattttttcttatataaaatattttgagcgCTCGCGATATCAGTTAAGCGTTCGAGATACGATGACATATTATGTCGGGATTTAAGGTAAAAACGGTGCATGTTCTAAACATATCCCCATCTTCATATTTTCTAATGTATAAAACACTTATGTTATTATACAGGCGTGGATGAACATGGAGAACCATGCCATAACAGCATGTATAGAAATATGTGGAGTAACACTTTTAAAGAGAACATGGAATATCCGGATTACACTTTCGAGGAGCATTTTGGGAAAAACACACCTTCCTTTCCGCCACGCCCCGCTGTAAGAGACTATATGGAAGGTATTAAATTATATATGAACTTGTCTTCTGCACTGAAAATGCgtgtaatatatatttcaaatttaatatttacaggatAATTGTGAAACCAGTCGGGAtgttttcttaaactgtttattATTTAACCATATAGTACCAAAACAGTGGCATTTGCTTCAGTCTATTGCCGTGTTATGTTACAAAATCGAACTTTCATCTCAACCTTTAGTTTAAAGAGCCCTTCgtcataataaaatatactttattttttaaaaaatcttgataCTGTCGGTATAATTTTTTGTTACAGATGGCTCCCTCATAACGAAATTTGAAGATGAATGTCAGAATTTCCTTTGGTAATTCGGgaattattaatgtaaatacaaCTAATATGTTCATGTCTGTCTTCATTTACTTTTTACGAAAATTGGATGCTATTTTCTTACCTTTATTCTATGTACCCCTTCCACAACCATGACAGAATGACTTACTAGAGAAATACAATGAACCATGGCTAGAGACGACACTTAAATACTGACATACTGCAATAcgtcaaataatttttttttttttggttggatttaatgtcgcaccgacacatgataggtcatatggcgactttccagctttgctggtggaggaagaccccaggtgcccctccgtgcattatcttatcacgagcgggcacctggatagaaccaccgaccttccgtaagccagctggatggcttcctcacatgaagaattcaacgccccgagtgaggctcgaacccacatcgatgaggggcaagtgatttgaagtcagcgaccttaaccactcgaccacggaggccctcATGTCAAACAAAGGAATAATAGTTCTTGTTATGATTGTATGAAAGACCATATTGAAAATACTAATTATTCAATTTATGATTTCGTATTTATCTgaaattttacatgtatgtaattttCACAATGCAAGTATTTATCTTTATGGTCGCTGGACAAGAGGGGCTTACAAAGATCTAAAACAATATATCCAGTTCAACACAGTTGTAAGATTTGTGAAGTTTGATGACGAAAAAGACGAGTTTGCGGTCACAGTGAACAATCTAGAAATAGGTGAAACAAGGGAAGAAATATTTTCTCATGTTATTGTTGCAAGTGGAATATTTAGCACGCCATATATACCAGAACTTAACGGCATTGACAATTTCCAGGGCCGCATACTTCACGCACATGATTTCCGTGATGCACGAGAATTTTCCGGTCAAGAGTTCTACTCATCGGAGCTGGGTATTCTGGGGAGGATATAGCCCTCCAGTTGCTGAAATATAAAGCAAAGCGAGTTCTGTTATCGTACAAGAATATTCCAAAGAGCGACACGTGTATCTTGCCAGTTGATCTTGAAGAGCGACCAATGGTGGAACGGTTCGACTCCCATAGAGTTTATTTCAAAGACCAGTCATATGCAGATATTGATGCCGTCATATTAACAACAGGCTACAAAAACTACTTCCCTTTTCTCGAAGGACGGTTCCGTATAAGTGAAGAAACACATCTTTACCCAAAAGGGCTGTACAAAGCTGCACTGTATTTCAAAGCAGGAAATAATAGATTGTTCTATGTAGGGGCACAGGAACAGGCCAGCACATTTCATAAGTTCGAAGTTATTGCAAACTGGACGGTAAAGTACGTACAATTTGACGTATGAACATATATACTTTTATATACTTGAATACTTGAATTTTGGAACTGAGCCCAGTACCTGGTATAACTTTCTGTGTAACTTCAGGATCTGTATTATCGTTTTGTgctattatatgagccgtgccctgagaaaaccaacgtagtggctttgcgaccaacatggatctaaaccagcctgcgcatccgcgcagtctggtcaggatccatactattcgcttttaaagccgattgcaattagagaaatcattagcgaacagcatggatcctgaccagactgcgcggatgcgcaggctggtctggatccatgctgatcgcaaacgcactatcttggttttctcatggcacggctcatatgttttaaaCAGCAATGTTAGTCGGTTGATTTACATCACCGTGAGAATATTGTGTTAAATTCTACAATCTTGAGTAATGTCTGTGCTTATTAGTTGCTGCATTAttgttttaaaacctttttctgtttatatataccGTTTTGTgatacataatatacattttaaagtaaattattCCTGGAATACCTAAGTTTTAAGTCTATTGGGACAGGAAATATTCTAATATAGCATACAAAGGCATCAATTTTGTAGGCAATGTTTAGATACTAAAATATAATAGTACAACATATGGCTGTAAAACAAATGCGAAAAGTCGAAGTCGTAGACCATGCAGAGATCAATTTTAATGTCCAATACCAAGTGCTGagataaacaatttaaaaaaatcaaaatggaaaGTATTCGATTTTAGATATGAACTTGATAACTTTCTCATTTCAGGTTTATCATGAAACAATTCAAAGACGAGCCAGTTTCACAGAATGAAATGGAAGAAGAATCCGATGTCTGGCACGGATACTTCAGTGCTGTCACTAGCGAAGCTGATGTTTTTAACAGAGATCTGGATCTTATTGGACATCTTGCGGAAGTCGGGGGATATAACATAGACGTCCAGAAATTAAGACCAATGTTCACGGAATGGATAAGAATTAGAAAAGAAACTCGTGGGATAGCCAAGTACAGAGATGCATGTATAGAAAATATATACAGTGGTAAACTGGCAGAGAAACAAACgcctttcatgaaaaattttgatGACAGTGTTGATGGGTATGTTAACTGCCAGTGAAAGACATTAAGGTGTGAGTTAAGCTCATCAGTAAAAGGTACACGAAGGCCAACATAATAATGCCAAAACCTTTTGTATATGCATCTAACGTTAAGGGCATTTTTGACAGTAGCGAACATCACGCAAATGTAAAATTCAATTATATCATCATATGTATAACttcttaaaatgtgtttaaac
This is a stretch of genomic DNA from Mercenaria mercenaria strain notata chromosome 4, MADL_Memer_1, whole genome shotgun sequence. It encodes these proteins:
- the LOC123552622 gene encoding flavin-containing monooxygenase 3-like, with product MAKRICVIGAGPSGMSTLFHFAKLQPMPEVVCYEKQGTWGGLWNFSWRTGVDEHGEPCHNSMYRNMWSNTFKENMEYPDYTFEEHFGKNTPSFPPRPAVRDYMEDGSLITKFEDECQNFLW